A single region of the Amphiura filiformis chromosome 7, Afil_fr2py, whole genome shotgun sequence genome encodes:
- the LOC140156339 gene encoding glucose dehydrogenase [FAD, quinone]-like produces MCFTRGSSADYDSWAKAGCAGWSWTELLPFFLKTENCKCPKLVGSEFHNTGGPLTITHRGTQLSDAFVDAGVELGFKRVDVNSGNIIGFGDFPMTIDEDGLRSSVARAYIHPAMERSNLTVLCNATVTKINIEDKKVVGVSFRTKKGDKFVKVNKEAIVSGGSINSPQILMLSGIGPKKHLQQFGIDCIADLPVGKNLQDHMSVQVKVSVKEGSEVNTGENFPSGTNGVEGTAFFKTGLEEPDNDAPDMQIHFTGEFYPFGPDAPDILVYKDPKYFPLMSFDTTREERMRKEGIVLYSTFLHPKSIGSVKLRSKDPFDPPIVDPNYLENPYDVKALIQGIRLAKKITETKAMAPFECKINCLKMPDSTHDEWSDENLEEVVRHYAWTLYHPSGTCKMGAAEDKTAVVDPQLRVLGIQGLRVVDASIMPKVTSGNTNAPCIMIGEKAADMIKNDRQ; encoded by the exons ATGTGCTTCACAAGAGGTTCATCTGCTGATTACGATTCCTGGGCTAAGGCTGGCTGTGCTGGGTGGAGCTGGACGGAACTGCTACCATTCTTTCTGAAAACAGAAAACTGCAAATG TCCAAAGCTTGTAGGATCCGAGTTCCACAACACTGGAGGTCCATTGACGATAACTCATCGAGGGACGCAACTTAGTGACGCTTTTGTTGACGCAG GTGTTGAGCTAGGATTTAAGCGAGTGGATGTGAACAGTGGTAACATT ATTGGGTTTGGTGATTTCCCAATGACTATCGATGAAGACGGTTTACGATCCAGTGTAGCACGTGCTTACATTCATCCTGCTATGGAGAGGAGTAACCTCACGGTATTATGTAATGCTACGGTCACAAAG ATAAATATTGAAGACAAGAAAGTGGTTGGTGTGTCTTTCCGTACCAAGAAAGGCGACAAGTTCGTTAAAGTGAACAAAGAAGCAATTGTTTCAGGTGGATCCATCAATTCACCGCAG ATTCTGATGTTGTCTGGGATTGGTCCAAAGAAACACCTGCAGCAGTTTGGGATTGACTGCATTGCCGATCTTCCTGTTGGAAAAAACTTACAG GACCATATGTCTGTGCAAGTCAAGGTGTCGGTCAAAGAAGGATCTGAAGTCAACACCGGGGAAAAT TTTCCCTCAGGGACAAATGGCGTGGAAGGCACCGCTTTTTTTAAAACAGGGCTGGAGGAG CCGGATAATGACGCACCAGACATGCAAATCCATTTCACCGGCGAGTTCTATCCATTCGGACCAGATGCGCCAGACATACTCGTGTACAAGGATCCGaa ATACTTCCCGCTCATGAGCTTTGACACAACCAGAGAAGAGCGCATGCGCAAAGAAGGGATTGTATTGTACTCTACTTTCTTGCATCCTAAGAGCATTGGATCCGTGAAACTAAGAAGTAAAGATCCATTTGATCCACCAATCGTAGATCCAAACTACTTGGAAAACCCATATGACGTCAAGGCACTCATACAG GGAATTCGCCTTGCTAAGAAAATCACTGAAACTAAGGCTATGGCACCATTTGA ATGTAAGATCAACTGTTTGAAGATGCCAGATAGTACACATGATGAGTGGTCCGATGAGAATCTCGAGGAGGTTGTCCGTCATTATGCCTGGACGCTATACCATCCCTCGGGTACATGTAAAATGGGAGCTGCCGAAGACAAGACGGCAGTAGTAGACCCTCAACTTAG GGTTCTCGGCATCCAAGGTCTTCGAGTTGTGGACGCCTCCATCATGCCAAAAGTGACATCCGGAAACACAAACGCGCCCTGTATAATGATTGGCGAAAAAGCTGCTGATATGATCAAGAATGATCGTCAGTAA